The Tautonia plasticadhaerens nucleotide sequence GGGGCGGGCATCGGCCCTTCGGCTCGGTTCATGGCGGCCTGGAGACGGGGATCGGCTTCGGATACCCCGCCCCCTACCCGACCGGGGGCGGGACGGCGGTGAGCCTCCCTCGGCTGTTCCACGGGCGGTGATCGGCGATCGAGCGGTCGGCCGTCCCCCTCACTCGACTCGGGACGATGTTCAGGAGCGAACGATGATGCGATGCGACAGGATGGTCCTCGGATTGGCGGCCCTGCTGGCGGCGTCGGGTACGGCGGCGGCGCAGTCGTGGTCGGCGGGTGATGCGAGGCGCATGCACAACTTCGTGGAATACGGGGTTCCCGATCCCGGGTACGTCCCGAATGCGTATTTCGTCGACCCGCCGACCTCCCTGCCGCCGAACGCCTACGCCCGACGCGCCACCCCGGGGGGGTTGATCGAGACGGCGGCCCGACGCCTCAACCCCTTCTCGGCCCCCTCGAGGGCCTCGGACATCACCTTCGCCCCGGCCCCCTACCGCCAGGGCCCCCCCGCGGGGAGTTACCGGGTGATGCGCCCCCCTTACGGCCCCGCCGGATACCATTACTCGATGTCGGGCGCCGTCACCCCGATGGCATCGCCGACGACGACCGGGGGGGCCCTCGTGCCGGGGGTGAACTGCCCGACCTGCCCCCGCTGATCGTGCCGTCCCTCGACGGGCCTCGGCCCGGCGTCGGCCCCCTCCGACGTCGGGCCGAACGCCGGCCCGACCCGCCTCATTCACCACCGGGAGCGTGACTGCGATGACTCGACGGTTCCCCCTCGCCCTGCTCGGGGCCGGCGTCCTGCTGACGATGATCGCGGGGCCCGCGTCGGCCCAGGTCGCCGGGGGCGTCGCACCTCCCGACCCGGCCTCGGCGCCGATCTACGACCCGCCGGGCTACTACGGCATGGCCTGGGGCGTACCGAGCTTCGGCGTGCCCCGGGCCTACTCCAACTTCGCCTCGCCGTTCGGGGGCGTCGGCTATGGGTACGGCTACTCGCCCTACGCCCTGCTGCCCGGGCCGTACGGTGGTGCCCTCTGGCGTCCGGGGTTCATCGAGCCGGGCTATTTCTATGCCCAGGGGGCCTACAGCACCTATCCGATCCCCAGGGGGGCCGTCACGCCTCCTCCCGGCGTGCCGGTCGGGTATTACGCCCCGGCGTTGGGGCCGCCGATGTTCTTCCGGCCCTGAGGAGGATCGGGGTCAGGGGCACTCGGGTCGATCCGGGGAGAGGCCATCGACCGGGCGACCTCGGCCCGCGCCGAGGCCGGCGGTCGGTGCCGAGGCCGGCCGATCGGCGGTCACGCCTGGGGGGTGAAGAGGATGATCTCCACCCTCCGGTCCGGCCCGCCCGACTGCGGGTCGGCCGAGGGGATCTGGGGCCGGTGGCGGCCGAAGCCGACGGCGGCGACGGTCCGGGAGCGGAACCAGCCGGCCGAGTCGAGGCCGTGGGAGTCGACGAGGTACCGGCGGACCGCCTCGGCCTGCTGCTGGGTGAGCCGCTCGGCGAGCAGGTCGTCGAGCGCGCCGTCGGTGTAGGCGGCGACGATGACGTCGGTCTGCTTGGTCAGGTGCTCCTTGGTCCACTTGGCGACCTCGTCCAGCCTGCCCCGGCCGGGCTCGGTCAGCATCGCCCGGCCGGGCTCGAAGAGGTCCGACTCGGACAGGGTCATCGCGTAGCGGTCGGAGTTCGGCCGATAGAGGGCCAACTCGCGGTCGTCGTACCCGCGTCGGGTGAAGTACCGGGAGATGGGCCAGGTGTTCTTGATGGCGTCCAGGTTGTCCTGGAGGTCGGTCAGGGTCCGCTCGCCCCGGTCGGTGAGGCTGACGAGGCGATCGACCGGCTCGTCGTCGGTGAGCAGCCGGCCGATGGTGCCCTCTCCCCCCCGGATCGAGGAGGCGATGGCGTTGACCTCGGCCAGTCCGCGCTCGGCCTCGTCGGCGACGGCGTCGACGCGGGCCAGGGCGTCGGTGGCCTCTCGCATCAGGTCGGCCAGCTCGATGGGGGGGACGCTCCGGACGAGCCCGCCTTCGGGCAGGACCTCGGCGCCGGGGCTGCCGGGGCTGATCTCGACCACCCGGGCGCCGACGACCCCCTGGGTGACGATCCGGGCCTCGGCGTCGGTGCGGATCAACGGCCGGAGCCGGGCATCGACCCGGAGCACCAGCCGGACCGGCCTTCCCGGCTCGTCCGGGGGCTCGATCCCCTCGACGACCCCCGCGTCCACACCCTGCACGAAGACCCGGCCGCCCGGCTCCAGGCCGGCGACCGACTCGAATTCTGCCAGGAGCCGATAGGTGTCCTGCACCTGCCAGTTCTTCGAGGCGACCTGCACCGCCCCGAAGCCGGCCAGGCCGAGGATCCCCAGGCAGAAGACCCCGCTGGCCAGCGCCCTGATCGGCCCGATCTCTCGTCTCATCGCGATGCCCTCCTCGATCCGATCGGTCCCAGGGTGTCTTCGCCCCCGCCCTCCCATCCCTTGGGTCGTCCCGGCCGATTCAAAGCCGAGGTCGCACCCCCGAGACCGGACCGGGAGGCCCGGATCACGCTCCATTTATTTATTGTAGGAGACGGCCGGGGAAGACCAGTCGAGTCGTCCCCTCGTCAGCCGACCCAGCCGATCGCCGACGTCGCCCACTGGATCAGCGGCACGAGCACCACGTTGGCGGCGAAGATCAGCAGGACCGAGGCCACCACCCCCCGGGTCGCCGACCCGCCGATCGCCTCCGTCGACCGCTCCGACCGCAGCCCGACCCAGCAGCCGACGAGCCCGACGATCAGGCCGAAGATGGCCGTCTTGAGCGTCCCGGGGAGCACGTCGGCCAGCCTCAGGTAGTCCAGGCAACGCGCGCCGTAGGCCCTCGCCGAGAGCGACCCGCCGGCCAGCTCGGCCGCCAGGCCGCCAAGCAGGGCCGAGGCGTCGAGCACGACCGTCAACAGCGGCACGGCCAGGGTGCAGGCGACCACCCGGGGGGCCACCAGGCTCGGGATGGCCGGGGCGCCGAGCACCTCGGCCGCGTCCACCTCCTCGGTCAGGACCTTGGAACTCAACTCGGCCGCCAGCCCCGCGCCGAGCCGGGCCGCCACCAGGATCGCCGCCAGCATCGGGCCCGTCTCGACCAGGACCGCCGCCGCCAGCACGCTCGGCAAGGTCGCCTCGACCCCGTATCTCAGGAGCAGGCGGCGGGTCTGCAACCACGTCACCAGCCCGATGCTCAGGCCCGCGACCCCGACGATCGGCAGGCTCCCCCAGGCCACTCGCTCGAACTGCCGGAGCACGTCCCCCGGCCTCCGGACGAGGGCCAGGGGCGCCGCCAGGCACGCCCTCGCCGAGAAGTCGACGAAGCGACCCAGGTCGATCAGCATCCCGATCGGCATCGCCATCCCCCCCGGGCCGGGCCGACCCTCGAGGTCGCCCCACACCCCGATCGGACGGGGAAGGCCGCCGCCCTCGCCGGTCTTGCCCCGATCGGCGGCCCGGCCGGTTCGGCAAAATAGACTCAACCGCGCAAACCGAGTGTGATAGGCTAACTTTATTGACGGATGCCCCGTCCCCCCGGACGATCATCGGGCATCCCCCCGGACGATCGACGGTCCCCCCGGGTTTGCGAATGATGAGCGATCCGCCCCGAGACGCCTCGTGGAAGGCGATCCACCACCGGCTGGTGCCCCTGATGCGGCCGGACAACCGGACGAACATCGGGTATCTCCTGAAGGAATACGCGCTGCTCGGCCTGGTGCTGACGGCCTGCGGGCTGGCCCACGCGAGGTGGTCGGGCGGGGGGCTGCCGGGCTGGGCGTACCTGCCGATCGCGGCAGTCGGGGTCTTCGCCGTCGGGGCGATCCAGCATCGCTTCTCGGCCCTGGCGCACGACGCCAGCCACTACGCCCTGTTCCGGAATAAGCTGGCCAACGAGCTGGCCGGCGACCTGCTGCTGATGTTCCCGATTTTCGGGATGACCCAGCGGTTCCGGGCCACCCACCTGGGGCATCATCAGTACCTCAACGATCCCGAGCGCGACCCGGACATCGCCCGCCTGAACGACCCGGTGCCGCACCGGTTCCCCATGCCGAAGGGGGAGTTCGTCCGCCGGTATGTCCTGGCGGCGGCCCTCTGGCCCCCGGCGACGCTCCGCTACCTGTTCGGCCAGGCCAAGGGGGCGAACTCCAGCAGCGGGGCGGTCTCGGGATCCTTGCGGAACGTCTACCGCTTCCGGCTGGGACGGTGCCTCCGGGGGGCATACTGGCTGTCGGTCCTGACGGTCGTGCACGCCACCGGGACCTGGGCCCTGTTCTTCCTCTACTGGGTGCTCCCGGCGCTGACGATCTTCCCGATGCTGATGCAGCTCCGGGAGATCTCCCACCACAGCAACGCCCCGGGGGAGGACCGGGTCGCCGGCTCCCGGATCTTCCGGGTCCACCCGTTCTGGTCGGCCTGCGTGTTCCCGTACGGGCAGGACGACCACCTGACGCATCACCTGTTCGCCATGCTGCCCCATTACAACATGAAGGCGGCCAACCGGATCCTCCTGGAAGACCCCCGGATCCGGGACCGAGTGGTCGTCTGCCGGGGGTTCTTCTTCCGGACCCTCGGCACCGACGGTCCCTCGGTGCTCGACGTGCTGGCCCGGCGGCCCGAGCCGGGGGATCTGATCTGGGACGGCCCCCCCCGGCGGTCGGATCGGGCTGAAGCCGAAGCCGAGGCACCAGAGGCCGCCACGCTCGCCCCCGCCTCCTGACCCGCAACCGCCAACCCCCCCGGTTCGACGATGGCCCACGCCCCGATCCAGGTCGACGACCTGACCGCGATCCACTCCGAACTGCGCTCCGACCTGCTCCGGGTCGCCCTCCGGGACCGCTGGGACCGCGCCTTGATGGCCCTCGGGTGGCTGCACCTGGCGTTCTTCGCCGCGAACCAGTGGGCGGCCATGGCCCTGAACGCGAAGTGGCCCCACCTGCTGCTCTGGCCCGCCGAGGTGGCGGCGATCGTCTTCCTGCTGCGGGGGATGCTGGGCCGGGGATGGTGGCGGTCGACCCCCCTGGCCGGGGTGCTGATGCGGGTCTGGATCACCTTCCTGATCATCGACTTCAACGCCGTGACCCTCAACGCGATGACCGGCATCGACCAGTTCCGCTGGTACTTCCTCGTCTGGGCCGGGCTGAGTTCCTTCGGGTTCGCCACCACGGCCTGGCTCTGCGGCGCCTGGTTCCTGGTCCCGGCGTTCGTCATGTACTTCTGCGGGCTGGCGATGGCCCGCTGGATCGAGTGGAGCTTCCTGCTGCACGGGTTCGCCTGGTGGGCGATCCTCCAGGGGATCGGCCTCGGGCTGCTCCGGGAACGGAGGCGCCGGGAGGACGGTTTCGACGAGTTCGCCGTCGAGGGTTGAGGACCATGCCCACCCCGTCAGTCCCCGAACCCGCAGGCCCTCCCCCCCGGCTGCATGTCGTCCTGTATCAGCCGGAGATCGCGGCGAACGTGGGGGCCGTCGGCCGGACGTGCGTGGCGATCGGGGCGATGCTCTGGCTGGTCCGGCCGCTGGGGTTCCTGATCGGCGACCGCCAGTTGAAGCGGGCGGGCCTGGACTACTGGGAACACCTGCGCTGGCGGGTCGTCGACGACCTGGAGGAGATGGCCGGGTGCGTCGGCCCGGATCGCTGCTGCTGGGCCTTCAGCACCCGGGCCGAGCGGGCTTTCACCGAGGCCCAATACCGGGAGGGGGACGCCCTGGTCTTCGGCCCCGAGAGCCGTGGGCTGCCGGGGCGGCTCGTCGAGGATCGGCCGGATCGGGCCGTCCGGATCCCGATCCGGGCCGAGGCCAGGAGCCTCAACCTCTCCGTCTCGGTCGCGGTCGGTGCCTTCGAGGCGATCCGGCAGATCGAGGCCGGCTGAACGGACCGGCCGACCGGGCTCGGGGCGTTGCCCGGGGCCTCGGCGAAGGGCGACAATAGCGAGGCCCCGGCGACCGCGCCGGTCCCCGCCGCCGATATCCCACCGATCGAGGAGAACGATGCCCCGCGCCCTGCTTCGCCTGGTCGCCTCCGCCCTCGCCGCCTGGACCGTCGCCGATCGGGCCTGGGCCCAGGGCCCGGAAACCATCCGGGTCGCCACCTTCAACGCCTCGCTCAACCGCCCGGAGCCGGGGGGCCTTGTCCGGGATCTGGGCTCGACGGACGACCCCCAGGCCAGGGCGGTCGCCGAGGTCATCCGGCGGGTCCGGCCCGACGTGCTGCTCGTCAACGAGTTCGACTTCGACCCCGAAGGGAGGGCCGCCGACCTGTTCCGGCGCAACTACCTGGAGTCCCCGCGGGGAGCGACCGAGCCGCTCCGGTACGAATTCGCTTACGTCCCCGAGGTCAACACCGGCGTCCCGAGCGGCGCCGACCTGGACAGCGACGGTCGGGTCGTCGTCGAGCCCGGCTCCCGGGGCTACGGCAACGACGCGATCGGCTACGGCGAGTTCCCCGGCCAGTACGGCATGGTGGTCTACTCCCGGTTCCCGATCGAGGAGGAGGGCGTCCGATCCTTCCGGGAGGTCCTCTGGAAGGACATGCCCGGCGCCCTGCTCCCTACCCGGGAGGACGGCTCGCCCTGGTACTCACCCGAGGCGCTGGCGGTGCTGCGGCTGTCGTCGAAGACGCACGTGGACGTGCCGATCCGGATCGGGGACTCGGAGCTGCACCTGCTGGCCAGCCACCCGACGCCCCCGGCCTTCGACGGGCCGGAGCGGAGGAACGCCCGCCGCAACCACGACGAGATCCGGCTCTGGGCCGACTACCTCTCGGGGGGCCCCGCCGCCTCGTACCTCGTCCCCGGCGGGCAGGCCCCGGAACCCCCGGAGCGGTTCGTGATCCTCGGCGACCTGAACGCCGACCCGTTGGACGGTTCCAGCCTGCCCGGGGCGATCGACCGATTGCTCGACCACCCCAGGGTCGACGCCTCCTTCGTCCCCACCGGCGCCGGGGCCGCCGAGGCCGCCCGCCTCCAGGGCGGGATCAACGCCGAGCACCGGGGAGACCCGTCGCGCGACACCGCCGACTTCGACGACGACCGGGTCGGCAACCTTCGGGTCGATTACGTGCTGCCGTCCCGGGGGCTGACCGTCTCCGGAGGGGGCGTCTTCTGGCCGACGGCCGGCCCGACGGCCGATTCGGACCACCGCCTCGTCTTCCTCGACGTCGACTGGCCCTGATCGCTCACGACGCCCGAAACGACGCCGCCCCGCGCGGGGCGGGGCGGCGTCGGACGAAGGTCGGGGGTTCGGCTCACAGCTCGTGGAAATCGGCCGCCATGACCTGGACTCCGCTCTCCAGGTGCAGGCGATCGACGGCCTCCCTCGTGATGGTGAAACTCATGCTGTGCCTCGGCGCCAGGGAGAAGCCGGCGAGGACCGAAGGGACGACCTCGGGGACGAGGTCGGGGCCGGCCAGGGCCAGGCCGTTGAGCAGCAGCGGCGAGGCGTTGTCGACCCGGAGCTTGTAGACCTTCTCCCCCTTGACCAATTTGCCCTCACCCACCTGGGCGTGGACGAGCCGGCCGAGGATGCCGGTGGCCAGCTCGACGGCCAGTCCCTGGGCCTCGGCGTCGTCAGCGATCGGCAGGGAGAACTTGCCCATCGGGGTCCAGGAGCGGGCCTCGGCGTCGCTGGCGTAGACCATCACCGTCGCCTCGCGGTCCGGGGCGCCGGCCGGGGCCTCGTTGAAGCGGATCATGCAGGCGACCGCGGTCTCGTCCGGCTGATTCGGGGCCTTCAGCCCGACCTTCATGCCGAGCATCGTTGCCCCGCTGATCGCCCGGCAGAGCGATTCGGCGATGGGATCGTCGCCATCCATCTCGATGTACAGCGGGGCCCGGCCGTCCGATCCCGGCTCGATCGCCCCCCCTTTGATCCTGCGGACGAACTGCCGTGCGAGGGTCAGCTCGTGGGGGTTGGCCCAGCGTCGGGAGAGCTGGCGGATCGTCGCCCAGTCCAGCTCGTAGATCAGCTTCCACATCACCAGCTGCGCCACCGACTCGGGCGCCTTCTCCTCGGCCAGCCTGCGGAAGGCCTCCCGGACCACCGGATCGCGGCCGGCCTCCGCCTGGCCGATGTCGCCGATTTGCAACGCCTCGCCCTCGGCGGGCAGCACGGCCCGGCCGGCCACGGGCGGGGAGAGGCTGATGGCGCGGGTGCGCAGGTTCCGGGTCTGGCCGGGGGCCAGGGCGGCCGAGGGGGGGCCGGTGGGGGGGATGGACATGAAGCCGCCGCCCATGCCGCCCATGCCGCCGCCCATGCCGCCCATGCCGCCGCCCATGCCGCCCATGCCGCCGCCCATGCCGCCCATGCCGCCGCCCATACCGCCGCCCATCATGCCCATGCCGCCCATCATCAGGGAGGAGACGTCCCAGCTGTCGGTCTCGATGAGCTGCATGATCAGCATGCCCAGCATCATCATGCCCCTCGACGCCGGCATGACGCCGCCGCCACCGCGACCGCCCATGCCGCCGCCCATACCGCCGCCGCCCATGCCGCCGCCGCCCATGCCGCCGCCGCCCATGCCGCCCATGCCGCCGCCGCCCATGCCGCCCATGCCGCCGCCGCCCATGCCGCCCATGCCGCCGCCCATGCCGCCCATGCCGCCGAACTGGCCGGCGGCGCCCGAGGCGATCAGGCCGGGGGGCAGGACCACGCGGAGCGGGGCCCGGGTGTTATTGGTGACCGAGAGGGTCATGGCGCCCCCCTTGGCCCCCTCGGCCTTCAGGCCCACCCGGCCGCTGCGGAGCCCCTCGAAGAGGTCCACCAGCGGGATCTCTTCGACGTAGGAATTGGCCTCGCCGCCTTGTTCGGCGGAGGCCCGATCGACTGCCGAGGAATCGACCGCGGGGGGAGCCTCGTCCGCCGGCGGTGGTTCGTCAGACTGACCCGAGGCGAGTGGTCCGAAGACCAGGAGGCCGCCGATCAGGGCGGCCGGGAGGGAGAAATGACCTGAATTCATCGTCGTAAGGCTTTCGATGAGCGCGACGACCTGGCGCACCGGCGTCGTCGGGCCGGCCCGTACCGAGGGCCGGCCGAATCGACGAAACGCTGAGAGGCGGACGGTCAGTGATCAGCATTCTACGCGGATCGCCTTCGCTCATGGTTCTCCGCCGCGAGGCCTCGCGGCGTCCATCCGTCGAACTGGATGACGATCGCGGGCGGCCCCTTATTCGAAGGCAGTCCGGCCGGAAAGT carries:
- a CDS encoding tRNA (cytidine(34)-2'-O)-methyltransferase; this translates as MPTPSVPEPAGPPPRLHVVLYQPEIAANVGAVGRTCVAIGAMLWLVRPLGFLIGDRQLKRAGLDYWEHLRWRVVDDLEEMAGCVGPDRCCWAFSTRAERAFTEAQYREGDALVFGPESRGLPGRLVEDRPDRAVRIPIRAEARSLNLSVSVAVGAFEAIRQIEAG
- a CDS encoding MlaD family protein, with the protein product MRREIGPIRALASGVFCLGILGLAGFGAVQVASKNWQVQDTYRLLAEFESVAGLEPGGRVFVQGVDAGVVEGIEPPDEPGRPVRLVLRVDARLRPLIRTDAEARIVTQGVVGARVVEISPGSPGAEVLPEGGLVRSVPPIELADLMREATDALARVDAVADEAERGLAEVNAIASSIRGGEGTIGRLLTDDEPVDRLVSLTDRGERTLTDLQDNLDAIKNTWPISRYFTRRGYDDRELALYRPNSDRYAMTLSESDLFEPGRAMLTEPGRGRLDEVAKWTKEHLTKQTDVIVAAYTDGALDDLLAERLTQQQAEAVRRYLVDSHGLDSAGWFRSRTVAAVGFGRHRPQIPSADPQSGGPDRRVEIILFTPQA
- a CDS encoding endonuclease/exonuclease/phosphatase family protein, giving the protein MPRALLRLVASALAAWTVADRAWAQGPETIRVATFNASLNRPEPGGLVRDLGSTDDPQARAVAEVIRRVRPDVLLVNEFDFDPEGRAADLFRRNYLESPRGATEPLRYEFAYVPEVNTGVPSGADLDSDGRVVVEPGSRGYGNDAIGYGEFPGQYGMVVYSRFPIEEEGVRSFREVLWKDMPGALLPTREDGSPWYSPEALAVLRLSSKTHVDVPIRIGDSELHLLASHPTPPAFDGPERRNARRNHDEIRLWADYLSGGPAASYLVPGGQAPEPPERFVILGDLNADPLDGSSLPGAIDRLLDHPRVDASFVPTGAGAAEAARLQGGINAEHRGDPSRDTADFDDDRVGNLRVDYVLPSRGLTVSGGGVFWPTAGPTADSDHRLVFLDVDWP
- a CDS encoding MlaE family ABC transporter permease, with the protein product MPIGMLIDLGRFVDFSARACLAAPLALVRRPGDVLRQFERVAWGSLPIVGVAGLSIGLVTWLQTRRLLLRYGVEATLPSVLAAAVLVETGPMLAAILVAARLGAGLAAELSSKVLTEEVDAAEVLGAPAIPSLVAPRVVACTLAVPLLTVVLDASALLGGLAAELAGGSLSARAYGARCLDYLRLADVLPGTLKTAIFGLIVGLVGCWVGLRSERSTEAIGGSATRGVVASVLLIFAANVVLVPLIQWATSAIGWVG
- a CDS encoding fatty acid desaturase family protein, with translation MMSDPPRDASWKAIHHRLVPLMRPDNRTNIGYLLKEYALLGLVLTACGLAHARWSGGGLPGWAYLPIAAVGVFAVGAIQHRFSALAHDASHYALFRNKLANELAGDLLLMFPIFGMTQRFRATHLGHHQYLNDPERDPDIARLNDPVPHRFPMPKGEFVRRYVLAAALWPPATLRYLFGQAKGANSSSGAVSGSLRNVYRFRLGRCLRGAYWLSVLTVVHATGTWALFFLYWVLPALTIFPMLMQLREISHHSNAPGEDRVAGSRIFRVHPFWSACVFPYGQDDHLTHHLFAMLPHYNMKAANRILLEDPRIRDRVVVCRGFFFRTLGTDGPSVLDVLARRPEPGDLIWDGPPRRSDRAEAEAEAPEAATLAPAS